The window gtgtGTGTTACATATTGTCTATACTTGttgacattgtgtgtgtgtgtgtgtgtgtgtgtgtgttgcagggcCGCTCTAGACCAATCAGAGTGCTCAACAGACTGACGCTGGTCATGTGGGACCTGTGTCACTTTGTAAGTATCACAACTATCATCTCTATATTCATGACAATTGATACAAGAAGACACACAACAGGAAGTCATGTTGTGTCACCTTATGTTGTTTAGAGGTCAAATAGACACACATCACAACAGGAAGTCGTGTTGTTTAGAGGCCAAATAGACACACATCACAACAGGAAGTCGTGTTGTTTAGAGGCCAAATAGACACACATCACAACAGGAagtcatgttgtgttgtttagaGGCCAAatagacacacaacacaacaggGAGTCATGTTGTCATTTTGTGTTGTTTAGAGGCCAAatagacacacaacacaacaggaagtcatGTTGTCATTTTGTGTTGTTTAGAGACCAAATAGACACACATCACAACAGGAagtcatgttgtgttgtttagaGGCCAAATAGACACACATCACAACAGGAAGTCATATTGTGTTGTTTAAAGGCCAAATAGACACATCACAAGAGGAagtcatgttgtgttgtttagaGGCCAAATGACACACATCACAACAGGAagtcatgttgtgttgtttagaGGCCAAATAGACACACATCACAGCAGGAAGTTGTGTTGTTTAGAGGCCAAATAGACACACATCACAACAGGAAGTcatgttgtgtcatgttgtgttgtttagaGACCAAATAGACACACATCACAGCAGGAAGTTGTGTTGTTTAGAGGCCAAATAGACACACATCACAACAGGAAGTcatgttgtgtcatgttgtgttgtttagaGGCCAAATAGACACACATCACAACAGGAagtcatgttgtgttgtttagaGGCCAAATAGACACACATCACAACAGGAAGTCATATTGTGTTGTTTAAAGGCCAAATAGACACATCACAACAGGAagtcatgttgtgttgtttagaGGCCAAATAGACACACATCACAACAAGAagtcatgttgtgttgtttaggGGCCAAATAGACACACATCACAGCAGGAAGTTGTGTTGTTTAGAGGCCAAATAGACACACATCACAACAGGAAGTcatgttgtgtcatgttgtgttgtttagaGGCCAAATAGACACACATCACAACAGGAagtcatgttgtgttgtttagaGGCCAAATAGACACACATCACAACAGGGAGTCATGTTGTCATTTTGTGTTGTTTAGAGGCCAAatagacacacaacacaacaggaagtcatGTTGTCATTTTGTGTTGTTTAGAGGCCAAatagacacacaacacaacaggaagtcatgttgtgttgtttagaGGCCAAATAGACACACATCACAACAGGAagtcatgttgtgttgtttagaGGCCAAATAGACACACATCACAACAAGAggtcatgttgtgttgtttagaGGCCAAATAGACACACATCACAGCAGGAAGTTGTGTTGTTTAGAGGCAAAATAGACACACATCACAACAGGAagtcatgttgtgttgtttagaGGCCAAATAGACACACATCACAACAAGAggtcatgttgtgttgtttagaGGCCAAATAGACACACATCACAGCAGGAAGTTGTGTTGTTTAGAGGCAAAATAGACACAAATCGCAACAGGAAGTTGTGTTGTTTAGAGGCCAAATAGACACACATCACAACAGGAAGTCATATTGTGTTGTTTAAAGGCCAAATAGACACATCACAACAGGAagtcatgttgtgttgtttagaGGCCAAATGACACACATCACAACAGGAagtcatgttgtgttgtttagaGGCCAAATAGACACACATCACAACAAGAagtcatgttgtgttgtttaggGGCCAAATAGACACACATCACAGCAGGAAGTTGTGTTGTTTAGAGGCCAAATAGACACACATCACAACAGGAAGTcatgttgtgtcatgttgtgttgtttagaGGCCAAATAGACACACATCACAACAGGAagtcatgttgtgttgtttagaGGCCAAATAGACACACATCACAACAGGGAGTCATGTTGTCATTTTGTGTTGTTTAGAGGCCAAatagacacacaacacaacaggaagtcatGTTGTCATTTTGTGTTGTTTAGAGGCCAAatagacacacaacacaacaggaAGTTATGTTGTGTTGTTTAGAGGCCAAATAGACACACATCACAACAGGAagtcatgttgtgttgtttagaGGCCAAATAGACACACATCACAAAAGGAagtcatgttgtgttgtttagaGGCCAAATAGACACACATCACAACAGGAagtcatgttgtgttgtttagaGGCCAAATAGACACACATCACAACAAGAggtcatgttgtgttgtttagaGGCCAAATAGACACACATCACAGCAGGAAGTTGTGTTGTTTAGAGGCAAAATAGACACAAATCGCAACAGGAAGTCATATTGTGTTGTTTAAAGGCCAAATAGACACATCACAACAGGAagtcatgttgtgttgtttagaGGCCAAATGACACACATCACAACAGGAagtcatgttgtgttgtttagaGGCCAAATAGACACACATCACAACAGGAAGTCATGTTGTCATTTTGTGTTGTGTAGGGGCCAAATAGACACACATCACAACAGGAAGTCATGTTGCGTTGTTTAGTcatgttgtgtcatgttgtgttgtttagaGGCCAAATGCTGCAGAGTATCGTACTTTTGACTTGATTGCAGTCCAGCCAATGACGGAGAAAGTTTTTCAtgtgagagacacacacacacacacacacacacacacacacacacacacagacacacacactgaccTAGTTGTGTATGTTTGCAGGTGGCGTGCATGCAGCTGGACGTAGACGTGATTAGTTTGTGTGTGACGGAGCAACTGCCTTTCTTCTTGAAGAGAGCTCCTGTCACTGGGGTTAGTCACACTCATGTAATGCTAACTGTCAGTGCTAACAATGCTGAGtgggcacgtgtgtgtgtgtgtgtgtgtgtgtgtgtgtgtgtgtgtgtgtgtgtgcaggctgTGGAGAGAGGCGTGGTGTTTGAAGTGTCATACGCCGCAGCCATCAGAGACGCCACCATGAGACGCTACACCATTTCTAACGCCATTAGCTTGACGGAGACATGCAAAGGAAAGGTACTTCCTGTCTGTGTTATCCggccatgatgatgatgatgatgatgatgatgatgatgaagaagctCCGCCCCCGTGTCTTTCAGAACGTGATGTTGTCCAGTGCAGCTGACAAGGTGTGTGTCGTCCTCACTTTGATGACTTGGGTTTACACAACAGGTGTTTACACATGTCACACACGCCTTTACACTACATGTGTTTACACAACATGTCACACACGCCTTTACACATGTGTTTACACAACATGTCACACACGCCTTTACACAACATGTGTTTACACAACATGTCACACACGCCTTTACACATGTGTTTACACAACATGTCACACACGCCTTTACACAACATGTGTTTACACAACATGTCACACACGCCTTTACACATGTGTTTACACAACATGTCACACACGCCTTTACACTACATGTGTTTACACAACATGTCACACACGCCTTTACACGTGTTTACACAACATGTGTTTAGACAACACGTCACAGACACGCCTTTACACTACATGTGTTTACACAACATGTCACACACGCCTTTACACATGTGTGTACACAACATGTGTTTAGACAACACGTCACAGACACGCCTTTACACTACATGTGTTTAAACATGTGTTTACACAACATTTCAAACACGCCTTTACACTACATGTGTTTACACAACATGTCACACACGCCTTTACACATGTGTTTAGACAACATGTCACAGACACGCCTTTACACTACATGTGTTTACACAACATGTCACACACGCCTTTACACATGTGTTTAGACAACATGTCACAGACACGCCTTTACACTACATGTGTTTACACAACATGTCACACAAGCCTTTACACATGTGTTTACACAGTATATCACACACGCCTTTACACTACATGTGTTTACACAACATGTCACACACGCCTTTACACATGTGTTTAGACAACATGTCACAGACATGCCTTTACACTACATGTGTTTACACAACATGTCACACAAGCCTTTACACATGTGTTTACACAGTATATCACACACGCCTTTCAACATGTGTTTACACATGTCACACACGCCTTTACACATGTGTTTACACAGTATGTCACACGCGCCTTTACACAACATGTCACACACGGCTTTACACATGTGTTTACACAACATGAAACACAGGTCTTTACACAATGTGTTTACACAACATGTCACACACGACTTTACACACgtgtttacacaacatgacacacaCGCCTTTACACATGTGTTGGCACAACATAACACAAACGCCTTTACACAACATGTCAGACACGCCTTTAAATGTGTTTACACAACATGTCACACACGCCTTTACACAAGATGTGTTTACGTAACATATCACACACGCCTTTACACAAGATGTGTTTACACAAGATGTCACACACGACTTTACACAAGATGTGTTTACACAACATGTCACACACGATTTTACACAAGATGTGTTTACACAACATGTCACACACGCCTTTACACAAGATGTTTACACATGTCACACACGCCTTTACACATGTTTACATATGTCACACACGCCTTTACATAACATGTCACACACGCCTTTACACATGTTTACACAACATGTCACACACACCTTTACACATGTATTACATATGTCACACACACCTTTGCACAACATGTTTACATGTGTCACACGCCCTTATACATCTGTTTACACATGTCACACAGGCCTTTACACAACATGTTTACACATGTCACACACGCCTTTACACATGTCACACACGCCTTTACACATGTGTTTACACAACATGTCACACACACCTTTACACATGTGTTTACACATGTCACACACGCCTTTACACACGTGTTTACACGTCACACACGTCTTTACACATCTGTTTACACAACATGTCACACACGCCTTTACACATGTGTTTACACAACATGTCACACACACTTGTACACAAATTTACACATGTCACGCACGCCTTTACACATGTGTTTACACATGTCACACACGCCTTTACACATGTGTTTACACAACATGTCACACACGCCTTTACACATGTGTTTACACATGTCACACACGCCTTTACACACGTGTTTACACGTCACACACGTCTTTACACATCTGTTTACACAACATGTCACACACGCCTTTACACGTGTTTACACATGTCACACACTTGTACACAAATTTACACGTCACGCACGCCTTTACACGTGTTTACACATGTCACAGACACCTTTACACGTGTTTACACATGTCACACACGCCTTTACACATGTGTTTACACATGTCACACACACttgtacacatatttatacatgtcACACACGCCTTTACACATGTCACGCACGCCTTTACACTACATGTCACGCACGCCTTTACATGTGTTTACACATGTCACACACGCCTTTACACACGTGTTTACACGTCACACACGTCTTTACACATCTGTTTATACAACATGTCACACACGCCTTTACACATGTGTTTACACATGTCACACACGCCTTTACACATGTGTTTACACAACATGTCACACACGCCTTTACACATGTTTACACATGTCACACACGCCTTTACACGTGTTTACATGTCACACACGTCTTTACACATCTGTTTACACAACATGTCACACACGCCTTTACACATGTGTTTACACAACATGTCACACACACTTGTACACAAATTTACACGTCACGCACGCCTTTACATATGTGTTTACACATGTCACACACGCCTTTACACATGTGTTTACACAACATGTCACACACGCCTTTACACATGTGTTTACACATGTCACACACGTCTTTACACATCTGTTTACACAACATGTCACACACGCCTTTACACATGTGTTTACACAACATGTCACACACACTTGTACACAAATTTACACGTCACGCACGCCTTTACACGTGTTTACACATGTCACACACACCTTTACACGTGTTTACACATGTCACACATGCCTTTACACATGTGTTTACGCAACATGTCACACACACTTGTACACATATTTACACGTCACACACGCCTTTACACTACATGTCACGCACGCCTTTACACGTGTTTACACATGTCACACACGCCTTTACACGTGTTTACACAACATGTTACACATGTGTATACACAACATGTCACACACACGTTTACACAACACATGTTTACATAACGTGTTTACTCAACATGTCACACACGCCTGTTTACACAACACGTGTTTTGTTTACGTCCTCAGCCTCTGGAACTGCGAGGACCCTATGACATCATCAACTTGTATCCTTCCCTTTGGCTCCGCCTACTGGCCTAAACTCAAGCGTGTGTTGTTTTCCTGAGACGACGCTCAGAAGCACGTTGTTCGGTCTGTCGGACGCAGACGCCAAGAGCGCGGTGAGCTCCACCTGTCGGTCCGTCTTATTTCACGCAGGTAAAGTCCCACCTCAGATACACCAAGTGGGAGGAGCCAGTGGCGTGGGCGTGTCAGACAaggtctttttttcccccccctcagAAACCAGAAAGACGGCGAGTGGTATCATTTGGACCAAAAAGATGTGCGGCGAAGCCTCCTGCCACCAGGGGGCTCTACCCTCTTCTTGTAGGTGACTCAGCAGAATTCACACGCTTTTCAACAGTTCCTTTTCAACGCTCTTCTTACCTGAGCAGGTGACGTTCCTGCAGCCAAACGAAGCAAAACTCAGCAGACTGACTGACACGTGTCGGATAAGTGACGCAGGCGAGAAGAAAGTGCATGAAAACATGAACATCAATGCATTATTGGACGCCATCATAGGCAGGGCAACCCGAGCCCCTTCAAATTAAAAGTTTAGAAGCGTCCTGGAGTTACGATAGTTTCTATTAATGTTTTCTTCCTAAGAGTCACTGAATTGATACAATGTGTGACATAAATAAAGGATGACTTTGCAGGAAATGTTTTATTCTGAAAAAAGGAAGTGATGGCAACAAAATGGCTTTCAGTttgaaaattacaaaaataaaagaatTCAAACATTTAGAGCTAATGTGGCTGGGCGTGTACCACGAGGCAGGAGTTCTTATCCAGGGTAGGATTATGTAGTGCGACAACGCTGGTTATGTTGCCATGGTGACCTGCGGATGGAGCTGAGTGAAGTTTATCCAGGATCTCCATAGCCAGACTTTGACTCACTACCTTCCCCGCCACTCATTGGCCCGTGATCACGGAGCCCCGCCTCCTCCAGGCATCATGTGGTTGATGTGGCCCTGAAAGACACGATGACATCACAGCTGGCGACTGTTGTCATGGTAACATGCTCTCAAGAGTCTTAAAGTCCATCTCCTCTTACTGGTTCTCCTGCCAGACATCTTGGACAAGGGAGCGGAGGACTTCTTGCTCGGAACACGCACACCTGCGCCAAACATCTCAGTGTTAGGGGTGGAAACACACTTGGGTCGTCGTCATGGCAACCGGCACTGACCTGTCCGTCCTTCTCCTGGCGAGTCATTCGAATCAAAGTAGGGAGCAACTCCATTGGACAATCCGAATCCGGAAGTCCCGCCTCCAAACAGACCCGCTTCTACACAATCGATGAGTACTTCGATTACTAATCGATAGTTACTTGCTTGAGCTCACGCgaacgcgcacacacgcacacgcctcACCGGTTTACAGCTCCATACATCCACTTCCGGTTCCAAACACCGCTTGACACGGCGATCACACTGCATGCTAGTGACGCTAACTGAGCAGGAAAAGGAGCCGAGATAACATCCGGTTAACCTGAAGACAAACTTGAGGCTAGCATGAATTAAAGGGCAGTTTCCCTCCAAAAAGAAGAAAATAAGGACTTGGCTGATTGTCAACTGCCGCCAAGTCTGTGGGTTCTGCCCTCCGGAAGACCGCAACTTCAAATTTTCAATAGCGTCACGACACTTCCGGGAGATAAGGGCTTCTTCAAATTAAAAGCACATGTCATTCTctatgaaaaacaatacacataacgcatacttgccaacattgagacctccgatttcgggaggtggggggtgggggcgtggttaagaggggtggagtatattgacaactagaatttaccaagtcaagtatttcatatatttatatatatatatatatatatatatatatatatatatatatatatatatatatatatatatatatatatgtcttaataaggttatccaaaaaatagtgctcgataccgtagtagagcgcaatatatgtatgtgtggggaaaaaaaatcacaagactacttcatctctacaggcctgtttcatgaggggttacctcaatcatcaggagattttctgatgattgagggaacccctcatgaaacaggcctgtagagatgaagtagtcttgtgatttttttccccacacatacatatat of the Nerophis lumbriciformis linkage group LG32, RoL_Nlum_v2.1, whole genome shotgun sequence genome contains:
- the rpp30 gene encoding ribonuclease P protein subunit p30 isoform X1, yielding MSVFMDLNLTFSPDKSNMQRMIDTAAHLGFSTVAVNYTFEATAKRKQDIPSPKPINELIDQLPIVQGRSRPIRVLNRLTLVMWDLCHFRPNAAEYRTFDLIAVQPMTEKVFHVACMQLDVDVISLCVTEQLPFFLKRAPVTGAVERGVVFEVSYAAAIRDATMRRYTISNAISLTETCKGKNVMLSSAADKPLELRGPYDIINLSTLFGLSDADAKSAVSSTCRSVLFHAETRKTASGIIWTKKMCGEASCHQGALPSSCDVPAAKRSKTQQTD
- the rpp30 gene encoding ribonuclease P protein subunit p30 isoform X2, which translates into the protein MSVGFSTVAVNYTFEATAKRKQDIPSPKPINELIDQLPIVQGRSRPIRVLNRLTLVMWDLCHFRPNAAEYRTFDLIAVQPMTEKVFHVACMQLDVDVISLCVTEQLPFFLKRAPVTGAVERGVVFEVSYAAAIRDATMRRYTISNAISLTETCKGKNVMLSSAADKPLELRGPYDIINLSTLFGLSDADAKSAVSSTCRSVLFHAETRKTASGIIWTKKMCGEASCHQGALPSSCDVPAAKRSKTQQTD
- the LOC140677473 gene encoding uncharacterized protein, translated to MQCDRRVKRCLEPEVDVWSCKPKRVCLEAGLPDSDCPMELLPTLIRMTRQEKDGQVCVFRARSPPLPCPRCLAGEPGHINHMMPGGGGAP